A section of the Macadamia integrifolia cultivar HAES 741 chromosome 9, SCU_Mint_v3, whole genome shotgun sequence genome encodes:
- the LOC122088120 gene encoding uncharacterized protein LOC122088120, with amino-acid sequence MDLEPEQLQDLTFTEILRESVSIPKSSTNTFSLITLTLIFPLSFAILAHSLFTHPLLKQIESQSPSNPKIPQEWTRLLIFQFFYLIFLFAFSLLSTAAVVFTVASIYTSKAVSFAFTISAIPRVFKRLFITFLWVSLLMVVYNIAFIFSLVALIIAVDTNNLLLFLFSVIVIFTLFLVVHVYITALWHLASVVSVLEPIYGVAAMRKSKDLLKGKTQMAAVFVFGYLSICGVIAGVFGSLVVHGGEDYGVFVRIVVGGFLVCVLVIVNLIGLLVQSVFYYVCKSYHHQGIDKSALYDHLGGYLGEYVPLKSSIQMESMEI; translated from the coding sequence ATGGATCTTGAACCAGAGCAGCTACAGGACCTAACCTTCACAGAAATCCTCAGAGAATCAGTTTCGATTCCAAAATCATCTACAAATACTTTTTCCTTGATAACCCTGACCCTgatttttcctctctctttcgCTATCTTAGCGCATTCCCTATTCACCCATCCTCTCCTCAAACAAATCGAAAGCCAATccccttcaaaccccaaaatccCTCAAGAGTGGACTCGCCTCCTAATCTTCCAGTTCTTCTACCTTATCTTCCTCTTcgccttctctctcctctctaccGCTGCCGTCGTATTCACCGTTGCCTCTATCTACACCTCCAAGGCCGTCTCTTTTGCTTTCACCATCTCTGCAATCCCTCGTGTCTTTAAGCGCCTCTTCATCACCTTCCTCTGGGTTTCTCTGCTCATGGTCGTCTACAACATTgccttcattttctctcttgtaGCTCTCATAATCGCTGTCGATACTAATAACCTGCTTCTCTTCTTGTTCTCCGTCATCGTCATTTTCACGCTTTTTCTCGTAGTTCACGTCTACATTACAGCCCTATGGCACCTCGCCAGCGTCGTGTCGGTTCTCGAACCGATTTATGGGGTTGCTGCGATGAGGAAGAGTAAGGACTTGTTGAAGGGGAAGACCCAGATGGCTGCAGTGTTTGTTTTCGGGTATTTGTCGATTTGTGGGGTGATTGCTGGCGTTTTCGGATCGCTTGTGGTTCATGGTGGTGAGGATTATGGAGTCTTTGTTAGGATTGTGGTTGGTGGGTTCTTGGTTTGTGTGTTGGTTATTGTGAATTTGATAGGATTGTTGGTTCAGAGTGTGTTTTATTATGTCTGCAAGAGCTATCATCATCAAGGGATCGATAAGAGTGCTTTGTATGATCATCTTGGTGGCTATCTTGGCGAGTATGTGCCACTGAAGAGTAGTATTCAGATGGAGAGTATGGAGATCTGA